From the Alkalibacter rhizosphaerae genome, one window contains:
- a CDS encoding DNA-directed RNA polymerase subunit alpha, with amino-acid sequence MIEIEKPRIEVIDISEDSKYGKFVVEPLERGYGTTLGNSLRRIMLSSLPGVAVTSVKIDGVLHEFSTISGVKEDVVEIILNLKGLAAKLYCDEPKTVRIEAKGEGEVTAGDIIADADVEILNPELHIAELSAGSELNMEIVLEKGRGYVSAEKNKSKDQPIGTIPVDSSFTTVKKVNYSVEDTRVGQVTDFDKLTLELWTDGTITPEEAVSLSAKILNEHLSLFIDLTDHVGTVEIMVEKEENKKEKMLEMSIEELELSVRSSNCLRRANINTVEELTQKSEEDMMKVRNLGKKSLNEIKFKLAEIGLGLRQSDE; translated from the coding sequence ATGATAGAAATTGAAAAACCGAGAATCGAAGTAATTGATATTTCAGAAGACAGCAAATATGGGAAGTTCGTTGTTGAACCTTTGGAAAGAGGCTATGGTACCACGTTGGGAAATTCCCTGCGAAGGATCATGCTGTCATCTTTACCGGGTGTAGCTGTGACCAGCGTAAAAATCGACGGCGTGCTTCATGAATTTTCTACCATTTCCGGCGTGAAGGAAGATGTCGTGGAAATTATTCTGAACCTGAAGGGATTGGCTGCAAAGCTTTATTGCGATGAGCCAAAAACCGTTCGCATTGAAGCGAAAGGGGAAGGAGAAGTGACGGCAGGGGACATCATTGCTGATGCAGATGTGGAAATTTTGAATCCCGAACTGCACATTGCAGAACTAAGTGCGGGATCGGAGCTCAATATGGAGATCGTACTGGAAAAAGGTCGTGGATACGTCTCTGCGGAGAAAAACAAGTCCAAAGACCAGCCCATCGGGACCATACCGGTAGACTCTTCTTTCACCACGGTGAAAAAAGTGAACTATTCGGTAGAAGATACCCGAGTCGGCCAAGTAACAGATTTCGACAAATTGACGTTGGAATTGTGGACAGACGGCACCATCACCCCGGAAGAGGCGGTTTCCCTGTCTGCCAAGATACTAAACGAGCATTTGAGTTTGTTCATCGACCTGACCGATCATGTAGGAACCGTTGAGATCATGGTGGAAAAGGAAGAAAACAAGAAAGAAAAAATGCTGGAAATGTCCATCGAAGAGTTGGAGTTGTCTGTACGCTCCAGCAATTGTCTGCGAAGAGCAAACATCAACACGGTGGAAGAATTGACGCAAAAATCCGAGGAAGACATGATGAAAGTTCGAAACCTCGGGAAAAAATCTTTAAACGAAATAAAATTCAAGCTGGCAGAGATCGGCTTGGGATTAAGACAAAGCGACGAGTAA
- the rpsD gene encoding 30S ribosomal protein S4: MARYTEASCRLCRRENMKMYLKGDKCYSGKCPMEKRAFAPGQHGQRRTKLSEYGLQLREKQKVKRIYGILEKQFRLYFEMAEKKRGITGENLLQFLERRLDNSVYRAGFASSRKEARQLVLHGHFTVNGNKVNIPSFLVGEGDVIQVAEKSKKSEKFKTVLESTSSKVTPKWLETDFEKLEGKVLALPARDDIDLNIEEHLIVELYSR, encoded by the coding sequence ATGGCTAGATATACAGAAGCATCCTGCAGATTGTGCAGAAGAGAAAACATGAAAATGTACCTGAAAGGGGACAAGTGCTACAGCGGCAAGTGCCCCATGGAAAAAAGAGCATTTGCACCTGGTCAGCACGGACAACGACGAACAAAATTGTCGGAATACGGTCTTCAGTTGCGAGAAAAGCAGAAGGTCAAAAGAATTTACGGCATTCTGGAAAAACAATTCCGTTTGTATTTTGAAATGGCAGAAAAGAAACGCGGAATCACAGGTGAGAACTTGCTTCAATTCCTGGAAAGAAGACTGGATAATTCCGTATACCGCGCAGGATTTGCTTCTTCCAGAAAAGAAGCGAGACAATTGGTGTTGCATGGACACTTTACCGTCAATGGCAACAAGGTGAATATTCCTTCCTTCTTGGTTGGTGAGGGAGATGTCATCCAGGTAGCTGAAAAGAGCAAGAAATCTGAAAAGTTCAAAACCGTTCTGGAGTCTACATCCAGCAAAGTTACACCAAAATGGTTGGAAACTGATTTTGAAAAGCTCGAGGGAAAAGTTCTTGCATTGCCTGCAAGAGACGACATCGACTTGAACATTGAAGAGCACTTGATCGTCGAGCTGTATTCAAGATAG
- the rpsK gene encoding 30S ribosomal protein S11, which produces MAAKKVVRSRKKKIKKNIERGQAHIQSTFNNTIITITDVTGNSISWASAGGMGFKGSKKSTPFAAQMAAEEAAKSAMEHGLRSIEVFVKGPGSGREAAIRSLQAAGLEISSIKDVTPIPHNGCRPPKRRRV; this is translated from the coding sequence ATGGCAGCAAAAAAAGTTGTTCGAAGTAGAAAAAAGAAAATCAAAAAGAATATAGAGCGAGGACAAGCCCACATTCAGTCCACGTTCAACAATACCATCATTACCATTACCGATGTAACTGGAAATTCCATTTCTTGGGCCAGCGCCGGAGGAATGGGCTTCAAAGGTTCCAAAAAAAGCACTCCTTTTGCAGCACAAATGGCAGCAGAAGAAGCGGCAAAATCGGCCATGGAGCATGGTTTGAGAAGTATCGAAGTATTTGTCAAAGGACCTGGATCCGGACGAGAAGCGGCAATTCGATCACTGCAAGCAGCAGGGTTGGAAATATCCTCCATTAAGGACGTTACGCCAATTCCGCACAACGGATGCAGACCACCGAAAAGAAGAAGAGTGTAA
- the rpsM gene encoding 30S ribosomal protein S13, translated as MARIAGVDLPRDKRVEIGLTYIFGIGKTSAQKILGKAGINPDTRVKDLTETEVNELRSIIDADFDVEGDLRREVNLNIKRLIEIGSYRGLRHRKGLPVRGQKTKTNARTRKGPKRLVRKKK; from the coding sequence ATGGCAAGAATAGCCGGTGTTGACTTACCAAGAGATAAACGAGTTGAAATTGGTCTGACCTACATTTTTGGAATTGGCAAAACCAGCGCCCAAAAGATCTTGGGAAAAGCGGGGATCAATCCAGATACGCGAGTGAAAGACCTTACCGAAACCGAAGTCAATGAATTGCGATCCATTATCGATGCAGATTTTGACGTAGAAGGGGACCTTCGAAGAGAAGTGAACTTGAACATCAAGCGCTTGATCGAAATTGGAAGTTATAGAGGACTGCGACATAGAAAAGGTCTTCCAGTACGAGGACAAAAGACCAAGACCAACGCAAGAACAAGAAAAGGTCCGAAGAGATTGGTTCGAAAGAAAAAATAG
- the rpmJ gene encoding 50S ribosomal protein L36 gives MKVRPSVKPICEKCKIIKRKGRVMVICENPKHKQKQG, from the coding sequence ATGAAAGTAAGACCATCTGTAAAACCTATTTGCGAGAAGTGCAAAATCATCAAAAGAAAAGGCAGAGTCATGGTTATCTGCGAAAATCCGAAACACAAGCAAAAACAAGGTTAA
- the infA gene encoding translation initiation factor IF-1 yields MTKQDVIEVEGTVLEAMPNTMFQVELENGHQILAHISGKLRMHYIRILPGDKVVVELSPYDLTRGRIIWRGKGKKG; encoded by the coding sequence ATGACCAAGCAGGATGTTATTGAAGTCGAAGGTACGGTTCTGGAGGCTATGCCCAATACGATGTTTCAGGTAGAACTGGAAAATGGACACCAAATATTGGCCCATATATCCGGGAAATTGAGAATGCACTACATTCGAATTTTACCAGGGGACAAAGTAGTTGTAGAATTATCACCTTATGACTTGACACGTGGAAGAATCATATGGCGTGGAAAAGGAAAAAAGGGGTAA
- a CDS encoding KOW domain-containing RNA-binding protein codes for MENNEIILGQVVRSIAGRDKGKFMVVVNLLPENMLSLADGDLRRVEKNKAKKVKHVAKTNFVIEEINEKLSKGKKINNAEVRRGLDRYKKDCLIGEQEDVK; via the coding sequence ATGGAAAACAATGAAATAATTTTGGGACAGGTCGTGCGATCCATCGCCGGTCGAGACAAAGGCAAATTCATGGTAGTGGTGAACCTGCTGCCGGAGAATATGCTGAGCTTGGCGGATGGAGACTTGCGAAGAGTGGAAAAAAACAAAGCGAAGAAAGTCAAGCATGTTGCCAAGACCAATTTTGTTATTGAAGAAATCAATGAAAAACTGTCAAAAGGTAAAAAAATAAACAACGCAGAAGTGCGAAGAGGGCTGGATCGATACAAAAAAGATTGCCTTATTGGAGAACAGGAGGATGTTAAATGA
- the map gene encoding type I methionyl aminopeptidase, protein MIIVKSPEEIQLMKKAGKIVAGVHREMAKHIKPGITTMELDRLAEEFIRRAGAIPAFKGYQGFPASICASVNEEVVHGIPSKRVLHEGDIVSVDVGAILYGYVGDSAKTYPVGAIDDDAKRLIEVTRKSFYDGIAYAMNGNRLSDISSRIQQTVEENGFSVVVDYVGHGIGKDMHEDPPIPNYGIPNRGPRLTPGMALAIEPMVNEGTHKVKTLSDNWTVVTLDGKRSAHYEHTIAITEDGEPLILTKE, encoded by the coding sequence ATGATAATCGTTAAATCGCCGGAAGAGATTCAATTAATGAAAAAAGCAGGTAAGATTGTAGCAGGAGTTCATAGAGAGATGGCAAAGCACATCAAACCTGGAATCACTACAATGGAACTGGACAGACTGGCGGAAGAATTTATAAGAAGAGCCGGAGCAATTCCTGCTTTTAAAGGTTATCAGGGATTCCCTGCATCCATTTGTGCTTCGGTAAATGAAGAAGTCGTACACGGCATTCCCTCCAAACGGGTATTGCATGAGGGAGATATCGTCAGTGTTGACGTAGGGGCGATTTTATACGGTTATGTTGGCGATTCGGCAAAAACCTACCCGGTAGGTGCCATTGATGATGACGCCAAGCGGCTGATCGAAGTAACCAGAAAAAGCTTTTACGACGGCATTGCTTATGCAATGAACGGCAACAGGCTATCCGATATATCCAGCAGAATACAACAGACAGTGGAAGAAAACGGATTTTCCGTCGTTGTGGATTACGTAGGACACGGTATCGGGAAGGACATGCATGAAGATCCTCCCATACCCAACTATGGCATTCCCAACAGAGGCCCTCGATTGACTCCGGGCATGGCTTTGGCCATCGAACCCATGGTCAACGAAGGAACGCACAAGGTTAAAACCCTTTCCGACAATTGGACAGTGGTGACATTGGACGGCAAAAGATCCGCCCATTACGAGCACACTATTGCCATAACGGAAGACGGGGAACCTTTGATACTCACGAAAGAGTAG
- a CDS encoding adenylate kinase: protein MRLVLLGPPGAGKGTQAANIVEAFQIPHISTGDIFRKNLKENTPLGLKAKEYMDKGLLVPDELVVDLVQDRLAQEDCKAGFMLDGFPRTVVQAEALDRVLADMDMDLSAVLNIEVDQDLLLKRITGRRICRSCGATYHVEFNPPAKEGVCDLCGGELYQRDDDVEETVAKRLEVYNEQTQPLIDFYNKTGVLIDINGQQDIDKVFEDIKKALEGAK from the coding sequence TTGAGATTGGTACTTTTAGGACCTCCTGGTGCAGGCAAGGGGACGCAAGCGGCAAACATTGTGGAAGCGTTCCAGATCCCGCACATATCAACAGGGGATATTTTCCGAAAAAACTTGAAAGAAAACACTCCTTTGGGTTTGAAAGCCAAAGAGTACATGGATAAAGGACTCTTGGTCCCGGATGAACTGGTCGTTGACCTGGTCCAGGACCGATTGGCCCAAGAAGATTGCAAGGCAGGATTCATGTTGGACGGTTTTCCAAGAACCGTGGTACAGGCGGAAGCACTGGATCGGGTATTGGCGGACATGGACATGGACCTGAGTGCAGTATTGAACATTGAGGTAGACCAGGACCTGCTGTTGAAGCGGATCACTGGCAGAAGGATCTGTCGCTCTTGTGGCGCAACGTATCACGTGGAGTTCAATCCACCGGCAAAGGAAGGCGTCTGCGACCTTTGCGGCGGGGAGCTGTACCAGCGGGACGACGATGTGGAAGAGACGGTGGCAAAGCGACTGGAAGTTTACAACGAACAGACACAGCCTTTGATCGATTTTTACAATAAAACAGGCGTGTTGATCGACATCAACGGGCAACAAGACATCGACAAGGTATTTGAGGACATTAAAAAAGCTCTTGAGGGAGCAAAGTAA
- the secY gene encoding preprotein translocase subunit SecY translates to MLSTLRDAWKIPDLRKKIIFTLIMLFIYRLGSFISVPYIDTTVLAQYIQDGGMLGFYDIFSGGNFSNFTIFAMSITPYINASIIMNLLTFAIPALERLSKEGEEGRKKLAQYTRYLTVVLALVQALGLTLTFQQIMTEKTWFTVTLAVITITAGTAFLMWLGEQITENGVGNGISLIIFVSIISRLPGGIKGLFEYVQVGTLNIFSLVVFVAFAVIVIIGVIAVQEGQRRIPVQYSKRVVGRKMYGGQSTHIPLKVNMSGVIPVIFASSITMFPATLANFFPNSGIANWIVKYFGWGTTITTIMYLVLIIAFTFFYTAITFNPIEIAGNLKKNGGFIPGIRPGRPTTEYINKSVTKLTLFGGVFLAAVAIIPIILGNVMNINLQFGGTSLLIVVGVALETVKQLEAQMMMRHYDGFLK, encoded by the coding sequence ATGCTCTCTACCTTGCGGGATGCGTGGAAAATACCTGATTTAAGGAAGAAGATCATTTTTACGCTGATCATGCTTTTCATCTATCGTTTGGGCAGCTTTATATCCGTACCGTACATCGATACGACGGTGTTGGCCCAATACATTCAAGATGGAGGCATGTTGGGGTTTTATGATATTTTCTCCGGAGGAAACTTTAGCAATTTCACCATCTTTGCCATGAGTATCACTCCTTACATCAATGCTTCGATCATCATGAATCTTTTGACTTTTGCCATACCTGCTTTGGAGCGGTTGAGCAAAGAAGGGGAAGAAGGAAGAAAGAAGCTGGCGCAATACACCAGATATTTGACAGTAGTACTGGCATTGGTCCAAGCGCTGGGTCTGACCTTGACATTCCAACAGATCATGACAGAAAAGACCTGGTTTACCGTAACCTTGGCCGTCATCACCATTACTGCCGGAACCGCATTTTTGATGTGGTTGGGAGAGCAGATCACAGAAAACGGCGTCGGGAATGGTATCTCGCTGATCATTTTTGTCAGCATCATTTCCAGACTGCCAGGCGGAATAAAAGGGTTGTTCGAGTATGTTCAGGTTGGAACATTGAACATCTTTAGCCTTGTCGTATTTGTGGCATTTGCCGTTATTGTCATCATCGGCGTTATCGCAGTGCAAGAAGGACAAAGAAGAATTCCGGTGCAGTATTCGAAGCGGGTCGTTGGACGCAAGATGTACGGGGGACAAAGCACTCATATACCTTTGAAGGTAAACATGAGCGGCGTTATCCCGGTTATTTTTGCAAGTTCCATCACCATGTTCCCTGCAACCCTGGCCAATTTCTTTCCCAATTCCGGGATCGCAAATTGGATCGTAAAGTACTTCGGATGGGGAACTACCATCACTACCATTATGTACCTGGTTTTGATTATTGCGTTTACGTTTTTTTATACCGCAATCACCTTCAATCCCATTGAGATCGCCGGTAACTTGAAAAAGAACGGTGGTTTTATTCCGGGGATCCGACCGGGTCGACCTACGACGGAATACATCAATAAATCAGTGACGAAACTGACCCTGTTTGGCGGAGTATTTCTGGCGGCTGTGGCAATCATTCCGATCATACTTGGCAACGTAATGAACATAAACCTTCAATTTGGAGGAACAAGTCTGTTGATCGTGGTGGGTGTTGCCCTTGAAACGGTGAAGCAGTTGGAAGCCCAGATGATGATGCGTCACTATGATGGATTTTTGAAGTAG
- the rplO gene encoding 50S ribosomal protein L15, producing MKLHELKPAAGSTSKKKRKGRGTATGQGKTAGRGQDGQKSRSGGGVRIGFEGGQMPLARRLPKRGFSNAKFRRDYAIVNVEDLNVFTANTEVTPELLKEAGLVKKTLTGIKVLGNGDINVSLTVKANKISKAAEEKIVSAGGKVEVI from the coding sequence ATGAAATTACATGAGCTAAAACCTGCAGCCGGCTCTACAAGCAAGAAGAAGCGAAAAGGTAGAGGTACTGCAACAGGTCAGGGAAAAACAGCCGGCCGTGGACAGGATGGTCAAAAATCCAGATCTGGAGGCGGTGTGCGAATTGGTTTTGAAGGTGGGCAAATGCCCCTTGCTAGAAGACTCCCTAAAAGAGGTTTCAGCAATGCTAAATTTAGAAGAGACTACGCGATCGTCAACGTAGAAGATTTGAATGTTTTTACTGCAAACACAGAAGTGACGCCGGAACTGCTTAAAGAGGCTGGTTTGGTGAAGAAAACCCTTACGGGTATCAAAGTGCTTGGGAATGGAGACATAAACGTATCTTTAACGGTAAAGGCGAACAAAATCAGCAAAGCTGCTGAGGAGAAGATCGTATCTGCCGGAGGAAAGGTAGAGGTGATCTAA
- the rpmD gene encoding 50S ribosomal protein L30, whose translation MPNLKITLKKSKIGRLDKQIATVEALGLKKIGQTVIKEDTPQIRGMIQKIDFMLEVEEV comes from the coding sequence TTGCCAAATTTGAAGATTACTTTAAAAAAGAGCAAGATAGGCCGACTGGATAAGCAAATTGCTACCGTGGAAGCCTTGGGACTAAAAAAAATCGGTCAGACTGTGATCAAAGAAGATACACCTCAAATTAGAGGGATGATACAAAAGATTGACTTCATGCTGGAAGTAGAAGAAGTATAA
- the rpsE gene encoding 30S ribosomal protein S5, translating to MQRKLIDASKLDLKERVVSINRVTKVVKGGRNFRFSCLVIVGDENGHVGAGVGKAIEIPEAIRKGIEDAKKNLIKIPLSNTTIPHQVVGHYGAGSVLLKPAGQGTGVIAGGPVRAVLELAGVRDIRTKSLGTNNARNMVNATMEGLARLTTVEQVAKLRGKTVEEILG from the coding sequence ATGCAGCGAAAATTGATAGATGCTAGCAAACTCGACCTGAAGGAACGGGTCGTATCAATAAACAGAGTAACAAAAGTCGTCAAGGGTGGCCGAAACTTCAGATTCAGCTGTCTGGTGATCGTTGGAGACGAGAATGGACACGTAGGCGCCGGAGTCGGTAAAGCCATCGAGATCCCGGAAGCCATTCGAAAGGGTATCGAAGACGCCAAAAAGAATTTGATCAAAATTCCGTTGTCCAATACCACCATTCCTCACCAAGTCGTCGGACATTATGGAGCGGGCAGCGTTTTGCTGAAACCGGCTGGACAAGGTACTGGCGTTATTGCCGGAGGACCTGTACGTGCGGTTTTGGAGTTGGCTGGAGTTCGTGACATTCGAACCAAATCGTTGGGAACCAACAACGCAAGAAACATGGTCAATGCGACCATGGAAGGTTTGGCCCGATTGACCACGGTTGAACAAGTGGCGAAATTAAGAGGAAAAACTGTAGAAGAAATTCTAGGATAG
- the rplR gene encoding 50S ribosomal protein L18, which produces MIKKPVKNKIRKNRHRRLRFKLSGTTEKPRLNVYRSNANIYAQIIDDSNGTTLVSASTLDKELKETISSTRNKAAAKAVGAEIAKKALAKGIENVVFDRGGYIYHGKVKELAEGAREAGLKF; this is translated from the coding sequence ATGATAAAAAAGCCTGTTAAAAACAAAATCAGAAAAAACAGACATAGAAGGCTGCGTTTCAAGTTGAGCGGAACAACGGAAAAACCGAGATTGAACGTGTACCGCAGCAACGCAAACATCTATGCGCAAATTATAGACGATTCCAACGGAACAACGTTGGTCAGCGCTTCTACATTGGACAAGGAATTGAAAGAAACGATTTCTTCGACAAGAAACAAGGCTGCCGCAAAAGCAGTTGGAGCGGAAATCGCAAAGAAAGCATTGGCCAAGGGAATTGAAAACGTCGTTTTCGACCGAGGCGGATACATCTACCATGGAAAGGTAAAAGAACTGGCTGAAGGAGCAAGAGAAGCCGGACTCAAGTTTTAG
- the rplF gene encoding 50S ribosomal protein L6 has translation MSRIGKMPVAIPAGVTITIDGSNVTVKGPKGELKRTIHGDMKVEQMDDTLVITRPSDKKEHRALHGLTRSLINNMVVGVSAGYEKRLEINGVGYRAAKQGKKLTLNLGYSHPVEMDDPEGIETEVEGNNKIIVRGIDKEKVGEHAANIRKKRQPEPYKGKGIKYANEYIRRKEGKTGK, from the coding sequence ATGTCTAGAATAGGAAAAATGCCTGTAGCTATTCCCGCGGGAGTGACCATTACGATTGACGGAAGCAATGTCACCGTAAAAGGACCGAAAGGTGAACTGAAACGAACCATTCATGGTGACATGAAAGTAGAGCAAATGGACGACACGCTGGTCATCACCAGACCCAGTGACAAGAAAGAACACAGGGCTCTGCACGGGTTGACCCGATCCTTGATCAACAACATGGTTGTTGGTGTCAGCGCAGGATATGAAAAGCGACTGGAAATCAATGGTGTTGGATACAGAGCAGCAAAGCAAGGAAAGAAACTGACGTTGAACCTGGGATATTCCCATCCGGTGGAAATGGACGATCCGGAAGGTATCGAAACGGAAGTGGAAGGAAACAATAAAATCATTGTTCGAGGAATCGACAAGGAGAAAGTTGGAGAGCACGCAGCCAACATTCGAAAGAAACGACAACCAGAACCGTACAAAGGCAAGGGAATCAAGTATGCCAACGAGTACATCAGACGTAAGGAAGGAAAAACCGGTAAGTAG
- the rpsH gene encoding 30S ribosomal protein S8: protein MVMTDPIADMLTRIRNAQNAKHDYVTIPASNEKKAIAGILLEEGFIKNVEYTEDDKQGMIKIALKYGENKQKVISGIKRISKPGLRVYTGKNEIPKVLNGLGIAIISTSKGVVTDKTARKVGVGGEVLCYVW from the coding sequence ATGGTAATGACCGATCCGATCGCAGATATGCTTACGAGAATTCGTAATGCGCAAAACGCGAAACATGATTATGTAACGATACCCGCATCCAATGAGAAAAAGGCAATTGCCGGCATTTTGTTGGAAGAAGGTTTTATCAAGAATGTGGAATACACAGAGGATGACAAGCAAGGAATGATCAAGATCGCATTAAAATACGGGGAGAACAAGCAAAAGGTTATTTCCGGGATCAAGAGAATTTCTAAGCCAGGTCTTCGTGTTTACACTGGCAAAAATGAAATCCCAAAAGTGCTTAACGGACTAGGTATTGCAATTATCTCTACATCAAAAGGTGTTGTTACGGATAAAACAGCAAGAAAAGTTGGAGTAGGCGGAGAGGTGCTTTGTTACGTTTGGTAA
- a CDS encoding type Z 30S ribosomal protein S14: protein MAKKAMVNKQQKTPKYSTRAYNRCRICGRPHAYLRKFGVCRICFREMAYKGEIPGVKKASW, encoded by the coding sequence GTGGCAAAAAAAGCGATGGTGAACAAGCAACAAAAAACACCGAAATATTCAACAAGAGCTTATAACCGATGCCGTATTTGCGGAAGACCGCATGCGTATTTAAGAAAATTCGGCGTCTGCAGAATATGTTTTAGAGAAATGGCCTATAAAGGCGAAATACCAGGCGTAAAAAAAGCGAGTTGGTAA
- the rplE gene encoding 50S ribosomal protein L5, producing MPRLKDKYKEEVIPALMEKFKYSNIMEVPKLEKVVINMGLGDAKDNAKLLEAAVNDLAIIAGQKPVITKAKKSVSNFKLREGMNVGAKVTLRASRMYEFTDKLFNIALPRVRDFRGISAKSFDGRGNYSMGVKEQLIFPEIDYDKVEQIRGMDIIFVTTAKTDEEALELLSLLGMPFNR from the coding sequence ATGCCAAGATTAAAGGATAAATATAAAGAAGAGGTAATTCCGGCGTTGATGGAAAAGTTCAAATACAGCAACATCATGGAAGTACCGAAACTGGAAAAAGTAGTCATAAACATGGGGCTGGGAGACGCAAAAGACAACGCAAAACTTTTGGAAGCAGCTGTAAACGACCTGGCGATCATTGCAGGACAAAAGCCTGTCATTACAAAAGCGAAGAAATCCGTATCCAACTTTAAGCTGAGAGAAGGCATGAACGTTGGAGCAAAAGTTACCCTTCGTGCAAGCAGAATGTATGAATTCACCGATAAATTATTCAACATCGCCCTTCCCAGAGTTAGAGACTTTAGAGGTATATCGGCAAAATCTTTCGACGGACGTGGAAACTACTCCATGGGAGTAAAAGAACAACTGATTTTCCCGGAGATCGATTACGATAAAGTAGAACAGATCAGAGGTATGGACATCATTTTTGTAACAACTGCAAAAACCGATGAAGAAGCTCTGGAACTGTTGAGCTTGCTGGGAATGCCTTTTAACCGATAA
- the rplX gene encoding 50S ribosomal protein L24 — MHVKKDDIVMVNSGKDKGETGKVLAVYPKEGRVIVEGINMMTKHMKPSQKVQQGGIVKQEGKIHASNVLLYCDKCKKGVRTGKKFLEDGTKVRFCKKCGETFNK, encoded by the coding sequence ATGCATGTGAAAAAAGACGACATCGTAATGGTGAACTCTGGAAAAGACAAGGGAGAGACCGGCAAAGTGTTGGCGGTATATCCGAAAGAGGGCCGAGTGATCGTCGAAGGGATCAACATGATGACAAAGCACATGAAACCTTCTCAAAAAGTACAGCAAGGTGGAATTGTCAAGCAGGAAGGGAAGATTCATGCTTCCAACGTGTTGTTGTACTGCGACAAGTGCAAAAAAGGCGTTCGAACAGGCAAGAAGTTTTTGGAAGACGGAACGAAAGTCCGATTTTGCAAAAAATGTGGAGAAACATTTAACAAGTAG
- the rplN gene encoding 50S ribosomal protein L14 — MIQQETRLKVADNTGAKELLCIRVLGGSGKRYATVGDIIVCSVKAATPGGVVKKGDVVKAVVVRTVKSIRREDGSYINFDQNAAVIIKDDKQPRGTRIFGPVARELREQKFMKILSLAPEVL, encoded by the coding sequence ATGATACAACAAGAAACCAGGCTGAAAGTAGCCGACAACACAGGAGCGAAAGAATTGTTGTGCATTCGTGTTCTCGGTGGTTCTGGAAAAAGATATGCAACGGTAGGAGACATTATTGTATGCTCTGTAAAAGCGGCAACGCCAGGCGGGGTTGTTAAAAAAGGCGACGTCGTAAAAGCCGTTGTGGTTCGAACTGTAAAAAGCATTCGTAGAGAAGACGGGAGCTACATCAATTTTGACCAAAACGCTGCCGTAATTATAAAAGACGACAAACAGCCAAGGGGAACACGTATTTTCGGACCTGTAGCTAGAGAATTGAGAGAACAAAAATTTATGAAAATACTGTCCTTGGCACCGGAAGTACTTTAA
- the rpsQ gene encoding 30S ribosomal protein S17: MERAQRKTRVGKVVSDKMDKTIVVAVETFVKHPLYKKRVKRTTKFKAHDEQNQCNTGDVVKIMETRPLSKDKRWRLVEVIEKAL; the protein is encoded by the coding sequence GTGGAAAGAGCGCAAAGAAAGACAAGAGTAGGAAAAGTAGTAAGTGACAAGATGGACAAGACGATCGTTGTTGCTGTAGAAACTTTTGTAAAACATCCTCTTTACAAAAAAAGGGTTAAAAGAACGACCAAATTCAAAGCTCATGATGAGCAGAACCAGTGCAATACCGGTGATGTGGTTAAAATCATGGAGACACGACCTTTAAGTAAAGATAAAAGATGGAGATTAGTAGAGGTAATAGAAAAGGCACTATAG